One segment of Triticum aestivum cultivar Chinese Spring chromosome 2A, IWGSC CS RefSeq v2.1, whole genome shotgun sequence DNA contains the following:
- the LOC123186074 gene encoding FCS-Like Zinc finger 2 codes for MAASVGCSFFFDTEPLGELGMPALDACALCAKPLARDSDIFMYKGDTPFCSEECRDKQMQLDAICSRQAARRQQRFSSGTEARRWHQECRKVSVES; via the coding sequence ATGGCGGCTTCAGTAGGTTGTTCCTTCTTCTTCGACACCGAGCCGCTCGGCGAGCTCGGCATGCCGGCGCTAGACGCGTGCGCGCTCTGCGCCAAGCCGCTGGCGCGCGACAGTGACATCTTCATGTACAAAGGGGACACGCCCTTCTGCAGCGAGGAGTGCCGTGACAAGCAGATGCAGCTCGACGCTATCTGCTCCAGGCAGGCCGCCCGGAGGCAGCAGCGGTTCTCGTCGGGAACAGAGGCCCGGCGCTGGCATCAAGAGTGTCGGAAGGTGTCTGTCGAGAGCTAG